A single region of the Schistocerca serialis cubense isolate TAMUIC-IGC-003099 chromosome 7, iqSchSeri2.2, whole genome shotgun sequence genome encodes:
- the LOC126413143 gene encoding tigger transposable element-derived protein 4-like, producing the protein MHMFVAAWNAVTQQTVIHSFENAGCGATSFVEDDIPEEDWNVIDVPETLTLQDFISSDNNVLTSTTTMDMSELFAADIGENTEIGGDSGGDEDDDDEEVDSPSFSGAVEGLETVRRFFSSFVVDESVLNIINQLERQLLKVRCAGRKQQAALLHDFQK; encoded by the coding sequence ATGCATATGTTTGTTGCCGCCTGGAATGCAGTCACACAACAGACTGTCATACACAGCTTTGAAAATGCTGGCTGTGGTGCAACATCGTTTGTGGAGGACGATATCCCTGAAGAAGATTGGAATGTTATAGATGTTCCTGAGACTTTGACACTGCAAGATTTTATTTCGTCTGATAATAATGTCCTTACTTCTACAACCACTATGGACATGAGTGAGCTGTTTGCTGCTGATATTGGTGAAAATACTGAAATTGGTGGTGACAGTGGTGGTgacgaggatgatgatgatgaagaagtggACTCACCAAGTTTTTCTGGAGCTGTGGAAGGACTTGAGACTGTTAGAAGGTTTTTCTCATCCTTCGTTGTGGATGAGTCAGTTCTTAACATTATTAACCAGCTGGAACGGCAACTTCTAAAAGTACGCTGTGCTGGAAGGAAGCAGCAGGCTGCTCTTCTACATGATTTTCAGAAATAA